From the Micromonospora echinofusca genome, the window CCGACGAGACGCTCGCGCTGGCACAGCGGCGCCTGCGCGAGACCGGCTGGCAGACGTACGCCCCGACGGTGCACAGCTATCCGGGCTGTGTCGACAAGACGTGCGCCCCCGCCGTCACGATCACCGACACCACCCTGCTCGCCCGGCGCGGCGACACGGTCCTCCAACTCCATGTCGCCACCCCGCCCTCGCCCGACGGCAGCCACCTGTCGCTGGCCCTGAGCCGGACGGCCCCAACGGTCGTGCTGCCGGCCGGTGTCGCCGGCGGACTGATCGGGGCGGCCCTCGGCTGGCTGGTCTTCGGTTGGGCCAGCCGGCGCACCGAGGCGGCACACCCCGCCCGGGGAGCGGTCGGCGTCCTGCTCGCGATCACCCTGTTCCTCTGGTGGACGCCCGTCCTGCTGACCGTCCCCAGCCTGCTGCGACACCACCGCGCCGAGCCGCACCCGACCTGGCACCCGCTGTGGGAGTGGCTGGGTCAGCCGGCTGCCTCCCTGCCGTTCGTGGTGGGTGCGGCGAGCGCGCTGCTGACGCTGGCGCTGGCTGCCGCACCCCGACGCAGCCCGCTGCCCACGACCGCCGTCGGCTGACGCCGCCGGACTGATCCGAGATCAGTCCCACCAGAACGACCAGGAGTGCGCGCCGAGGAGCTGATCGGCGTAGGCGGCCAGCGTTTCGGCGCCCTGCCAGACGTTGTCCGGGCAGAAGGCGAAGTGCTCGGCCGCGACCGCCAGGGCGTGCCCGGTGGTGGTCGGTGGCGCGGCCACGCTGACGTACAGGGTCGCGAATCCGACGCCGACCACGCGTACGCCGAACCGGTCCTCCCAACTCCGCAGCACCGCCGAGATCTCCCCGGCGTCGCCCGTGTGGTTGGTCGGGCCGGACCAGCCCGCCACGGCGAGGGTGTCCGCGCCGCGGACAGCCGGCACGAGCCCCAGACGCGTCCGCCCGTCCACGAGGAACTCCGCGCACTCGTCGGCGAGCTGGTCGGGCGGCTCCGCCTGGTCGCCGGGCGTGGCGAGGCCGGGCCAGTCCTGGCCGAACGGGGCCGTGACAGCCGACCCACCGTCCTCGTCGGTCGTCGCACAGCCGGCCCACCACCGGGCCAGCAGCTCCGCCACGTCGTGCTGCTCCGGCGACGACATGTCGGCCGGAGACACCTCGCCGGCGACCCACGGGCGCCTCTCGTCGCTCGACAACCCGGTCAGCAGCAGCGGCCAGAGCCCGGACTCCGGATGCCGCGACCGCAACCGCGCCCACAGTTCGAGATCAGGTGGAGCGTCGCTCAGCCAGTACGGCGCAGGCCCGCCGTCCTCCGGCTCGACCAAGCGGCCGGACGGCAACGTCGTGGGCGGTAGCGAACTCAGCAACTGGGAGAGGTCCGGAATCACGGCGAGAGCGTAGGCGACCCGTACGACCTAACCGGCCGGCGTCAGGATCAGCCATCCGAAGCCGACGACGTCGCGGTAGCCGTCGAGGTATTCGGCACGCCGTTCGTCGGCGAACGCACGCGCCTCCGGGGTGCCGAGGCGTTCGACGCCCGCACGCCAGTCTGACTCGAAGTCGTCCCACTCGGCGATCGTGGACACGGCGATGTGCAGCGGCCGGAATCCCGCGTCCACCGCGAGCTGGGCCAGGGTCGCCAGGTCGGGCAGGTCGCCGAAGGTCTCACGGACCTGCGCGCCGGGCCTGGTCTGGTAGAAGCCGTCGGCGAACAGCAGTTTCCCGCCGGGGTTGGTGAGCCGGTGCAGGGCGGTGAGGGCCCTCGCCGTGTCGCCCCAGATGTGGCCGGCGCCGACGTTGACGACGAGGTCGGCGGGCCGGTCCCAGGTGGCCGCGTCCGCGCTGTGGAACCTGACCCGCTCGGCGGCTCCCCGTTCCGTCGCGCGTCGCCGGGCCCGTTCACCGTCGTCGGCGTGGCGTTCCACGCCGTCGCCGGCGATGCCGTGAGCCTCGCACAGCCGCAGGAGCAGCTCGCCGTTGCCGCAGCCCAGGTCCAGGGCTCGCCAGCCCGCCCCGGTGGGGGCCAGTCGCCGGACCAGGTCCGTCACCCGATCCTCGCCGAGCGGCGCGTTGTAGGTCAGGTTGGCCGCGGCGGCGGCCAGGTACGTACTGCGATCCTGGCTCTTCACCGGGCCACGGTACGACAGTGTGCCCGTGCCCGAGGGACGTCACGGCGGCGGCCGGGACTCCCCCAGTTGTATGGAGGGCCCGGAACCGAAGTGGGATGCTGTTGGTTAATTCGGGTTCTGCTGCTTCGCCCCGTCGGATCTATCCGGCGGGGCGAAGTTGTGCGAAGTGGCTGATGCGGGCGGCGGCTCGGGGTGTTTCGGTGAGGTGGGCGTCTATCCGGGCGAGGTTCATCGCGGCGCCGGTGAGTTGGTGTTGCAGGGCAGTTTTGTCCAGGCCGCGGTAGCGGGATCTGCGCAGGCCGCAGCGTTGGACGCCTTGGGAGATGGTCCCCTCGACGCCGGCGCGGATCTTGTAGCGGTGTTTCCAGTCGTCGGTCTGCTGTTGTCGTCTGGCGTTGCGGACGGTGTCGTGTTCGGCCCGGTGGCGCAGAGTGAGCTCCCGGCGTTCGGCTTTGGGTGAGCTGACGCAGTCGCGCAGGCTGGGGCAGACGCGGCAGTCGGCGGGGTTGAACCGGACCCGGATCACCGGCAGGCCGTGCTGGGAGCGCCGATGATGCCATTGCGTGCTGGTGACGCCGGTGGGGCAGGTCAACATGCTGCCGGTCCCAGTCGATAGTGAAGGCATCCTGCCCATGGCGGCTGCCGCGTTGCGTCGTGGTGTCGGCACCGATACGCCCCTGCAGGTCGACGTCGTGTTGGGTGCGGGCAGCCACAACTTGAGCGGCGTTGGGGTATCCGGCATCGACCCAGTGCTCCGCGGGCAGGCAGTCACGCCCGGCGAGACCGGCGTGGATCACCTCTGCCATCACGCTGTCCGCGACGGTGGCGCAGGTGGTGGCCACGTTCGTGACCAGGTTCGGGGCGTGCGGCTCACAGGTCTTGGTGAGGTGGACCTTGTATCCGTCCCAGCAGGTGTCCCGCTTGACGCTGCCGCGTGCCTCGGCGTCATGCGGGGTGACCAGGCGTATCGCGCCCGGCGGCCGGTCTTTTGGGTCCCGCCGTCGCACCTCGCCCTCGACCAGGTGGAAGTGCTGGACCCACACCTGCCGCAGGATCTCCACCGCCTCCAGCTCCCGCGCCTGCTCAGGCGAACCGGCCGAGAACACCGCCTCCAGCCAGCCCGGGGCATCCCGAGCGAGCGCGTTCAACGCCGCACGCAGTGTCTCGACGACCATCCAACCAACACAGCTCACGAGCCGCCGAGACCACGTGCGTGGAGTCGGTCCTGGCCCGACCCGTCGTCTTCAGCAGCCCTTTCTCCCGGGCTGCGGCCAACACGCCGTCCAACACCCGCCGCCCCGCGTCCGCCTGCACCAGCCGGTCCCTGAACTCCGACAACACCGAGAGGTCGAAGCCCGGATCATCCAGCTCCAGCCCCAAGGCGTACTTGAAGTCGATCCTGGCCCGCACCGCCTCCGCGGCCTGCCGATCGGTGAGCCCCTCAACGAACTGCAACACCAACACCACCACCAACCGGCCCGGTGACCAGGCAGGCTTCCCCCGGACCGGGAACAAGTCCGCGAAATCAGCGTCGGTGAACAACACCCCCAACTCGTCGCGCACCCGAATCGCCAGGCTGCCCTTCGGGAACGCGGCCCGCGCCACCCGCACCGTCTCCGCCGGAATCTCCCCCAACACCCGCAACCGCAACGACACCCGCAACCCACCCCAATACGAAAACGTCGGCCTTCAAGACCACAACCAGGTCTTGAAGGCCGACGTCACGCAGAACCCGAATTAACCAACAGCATCCCGAAGTGGTGCCGGGCCCTCGCGCGCTGGTGGTGCTCAGCCGGCCGTGATGGTGAACGAGGTGGTGTCGTCCGCCGGGTCCACGTCGGTCAGGCTCACCACGTAGTCCGAAGTGGGCGTGTATGAGCCCGTGCCCAGTTCACCCGTCGGGGTGCCGGCCGGCGCGGTGAGGATGACGTCGAAGGTGCGCGCCTCACCGGGCACGAACCGGCCGCCCGGCACGGTGAACCAGTCCCAGGAACTCGGCATGTCCTGCGGCTCGATGTGGTCCACCACGACGCCGGCCGGCAGGTCGGCGATGACGTTGAGCCCGAACGAGGGCGCGTCGTTGCCGTACCGGACGGTCAGCGGCATGCGGCCCTGGAGGCTCCCGTCCGGGAGCCGGTCGAGCCTGACCTGGTTCGCGCTCAGCGAGACGTCGGTCTGGGTCGCCTGCACGTACGGCCGAGGCTTGGTGATCTTGCCCTTCGTGGAACGGAACAGGGTCGTGAACGGGGCGCTCTGGACCGGCTCCTGATCGCCGTTCGGCACCACGCCGATCCAGCTGCCGTCGACGACCATCGGGTAGTCCCGAGGGGTCGTCCCGACGTGGAACCGGACGCTGTGCGCCCGGCTGGCACCGGACGCCAGCTCGCCGCTCCCGCTGCCGCAGTTCACCAGGGTGCGGACGCCGACCACGCCCTGCCAGACGCAGGCGTCCTCGGGGAAGACGTGGCCCTCCGCGGCGCCGGCCGGTTCGAGGAAGCTCAGGCTGTAGTAGCTGGCGGTCGGGCCGTTGTTCGTGACCGTGGCATTGAGCGTGCCGACGTAGCCCTGGTCGGTCGGCTCCAGGATCAGCCGCTGCGCCGCGATGGACAGCGTGCCGGTGCCGGACGTGTGCGGCGCGGCGACGGCCGGGGCCGCGCTGGCGACGGCGGCGGCCGCAACGACCGCCAGGCCGAGCGCGGCGGCCGAGACGCGACGCCCTGTGGACAGAGTGATGGACATGCTGGACGCACCTTCCCCCGTGGTTCATCACGCGCCGTAGCGGACGCGTGCTGCCCGAGCAACATAACCAGGCTCGTTCCGTCCACGCTGTCCCCCGGGACGAAACGGACCAGCCGCCTCGATCTGCCCTGCCGGCGCCGGCTCTGCCGCCGGTCCACTCGCGACGAGCGCAGCGGCACGTAGCTGGAAGGGACGCACGGGCCAGCGGCCATCGTCTTGCTCCCCACTGGCATGCTCGTCGCATGCACCCCCACCAGCCCCGCTACGAGCCGATCATGGCTCCGCCCGCACGCCCGGGCCGATGGCGGGTGTGGCTGGCGGTGGTCGCCGGGGCACTCCTGCTGTCCTACGCCCTGTTCACCATCGGTCAGGTGCGCTACCTCGACGCGAACGGCGTCACCACTCAGGCAGAGGTCGTGGACAGGCAGCTCGGTGGCCGCTCGGACTTCGTGCGCGTGCGCGTCAGTTCCGGGGAGGAGATGAACCTCTGGGCGTGGGAGGGATCTCCCGAGGTCGGCGAGACGATGACGGTGGTTCACCTTCGGGGGTCGGACTGGGCCAAGGACGCCCGCGCGTTCGCGCCGGAAGGAAGCGTCTGGCCGGACCTGTGGCTGGGCGCCCTGTTCCTCGGCGGAGCGCTGTGGCAGCAACGCCGCACCCGGCGCGCGTCCGCACCGGGCGGGTACTGACGCGGAGAGTGATTCCGGCAGGTCGGACCGGCACCACTCGGGCAGGCTCTCCGGGCGCCACCGGCCGTCGCGCTTGATCGACTGCCGATGCTGGTTGGCCGGTACCGGGGCAGACCGGGTTCGAGACCTGGCCAGGACGGCATCTTGGTCTGCCAACCCGGGACCGGGGCGGCAGGCCAAGGGTATTCGACCGACGGACGACGGTCAGGAGCTCTTGGGGAGTTCCTGAGGCCACCGCTGGCGGTCGACGCTGTCCCGCCAGTCGGCCACCGGGCCCGATCGCCCAGCACGGGCCGCTTCCCGGTCAACGACCGGGAAGTCTGCCCCGCCAACCAGTTGGTGCGTCCCACGCCCCTGCTCCGTCTTCGCCGCCAGCACATAGGTCGTGCCGGGCCGCAGCAAGGGCTCGCCCTCGACCCGCCAGGTGTCCTTGCCGAGGGTCCCACCCAACTGGACCACCCGTAGCGTCTTGACCGGCTCGCCCTTGAGGGTCATGTCCACTGTCACGTCGAAGACGGTGTAGGGCGCACCGTCGCGCTCCTGCACCTCGGCGACACGGTCCACCGTCGCAACGACGACGTAGTCGGCGAACCCGGCCACCTTCGTCTCATCCTTCACATCGAACGCATAGGACGAGTGCACCGAGTGCATCTCACCCGCGCGCAGCGAGTCGTAGGCCAACCACCCGCCAGAGGCCACCGCGATAGCGACGGTGCCTGCGACCAGCGGTCGAACAAGGCGGCGATCCATGCTCAGCACCCCCATCGTTGTGGTACGAGTCGATGTCCCACGACTACAGGTCGTTGCTCACGTTCGGGTTGTAGCCGTCCACGTGATGCGTGTTCAGTTTGCTGGCTCGATGGTTGTCAACGAACCTGACGATCAGCGAACGCCACCGCATGGGGTAGCGATCACCAGGAACTGCCCGCAGTCCGGTTCGGGCACCACCGCCGACTCGACGGGCCCTAGCATCGTCGGCATGGCAACGCGGCTCGTGCAGATCAACATGAAGGCTCGGGACGACTCCGCCCTGGGCGGCTTCTGGGCCGAGGTGCTCGGGTGGGGAGTCTCCAGCGAGGGCCCCGGCGTGACCAACCTCGAACCCGAGGGCTTCGTCTACCCCGACCCCGTCGCCGTCTGCATCGACCTCATCGTCTCCCCGGAACCGAAGACGGTGAAGAACCGCGTGCACGTCGACCTCGCCACCACCTCTGCGGTCCATCAGGCGGAGATGGTCGCGCGCCTGAAGGAACTCGGCGCGACACCCGCCGACGTAGGCCAAGGCGACGTCCCCTGGACGGTCATGGCCGACCCGGAGGGCAACGAGTTCTGCGTCCTGGACCCCCGTCCGCTCTACCGCGACACCGGGCCGATCGCCGCGGTGGTGGTCGACTGCGCGGATCCGCGTGCCATGGCCCGCTTCTGGGGCGAGGCCACGGACTGGACCCTGCACGAGGTGACCGACCACCACGCGGTGCTGCGCTCCGCCAAGGGTGTCGGCCCATACCTGCGGTTCCTCCGCACACCCGACGCGAAGACCGTGTGGAACCGCGTCCATCTCGACATCCGCCC encodes:
- a CDS encoding DUF4253 domain-containing protein, with product MIPDLSQLLSSLPPTTLPSGRLVEPEDGGPAPYWLSDAPPDLELWARLRSRHPESGLWPLLLTGLSSDERRPWVAGEVSPADMSSPEQHDVAELLARWWAGCATTDEDGGSAVTAPFGQDWPGLATPGDQAEPPDQLADECAEFLVDGRTRLGLVPAVRGADTLAVAGWSGPTNHTGDAGEISAVLRSWEDRFGVRVVGVGFATLYVSVAAPPTTTGHALAVAAEHFAFCPDNVWQGAETLAAYADQLLGAHSWSFWWD
- a CDS encoding class I SAM-dependent methyltransferase gives rise to the protein MKSQDRSTYLAAAAANLTYNAPLGEDRVTDLVRRLAPTGAGWRALDLGCGNGELLLRLCEAHGIAGDGVERHADDGERARRRATERGAAERVRFHSADAATWDRPADLVVNVGAGHIWGDTARALTALHRLTNPGGKLLFADGFYQTRPGAQVRETFGDLPDLATLAQLAVDAGFRPLHIAVSTIAEWDDFESDWRAGVERLGTPEARAFADERRAEYLDGYRDVVGFGWLILTPAG
- a CDS encoding VOC family protein, which encodes MATRLVQINMKARDDSALGGFWAEVLGWGVSSEGPGVTNLEPEGFVYPDPVAVCIDLIVSPEPKTVKNRVHVDLATTSAVHQAEMVARLKELGATPADVGQGDVPWTVMADPEGNEFCVLDPRPLYRDTGPIAAVVVDCADPRAMARFWGEATDWTLHEVTDHHAVLRSAKGVGPYLRFLRTPDAKTVWNRVHLDIRPYPGDDLAAEAARLRSLGATVIDLSQDDVPWTVLADPEGNEFCLLTPS